GATTTCGAGGAAGTTGCGCAAGCACAGGAAACCGATAGGCAGTTTGCAGAATTGTTTACAGCGGACAAAACGAAATATAAGTTGTTAGGTATGCCAAACTCAAAAGGTAAGGTTTATTGCGAAATATCAGGTGATAATGCTCGACCGTATTTACCAGAGAAATTCAGGAAGATAGCGTTCGAGGCCATTCATCACATTAGTCATCCAGGCATTAGGACCACACGCAAGATGGTAGCCCAGAGGTATTTTTGGCCAGGCATGAATAAAGATGTAGGCACATGGGCAAAGGCATGCGTGCAGTGTCAGAGGGCAAAGGTAAGTAGGCATACAGTTTCTAAATTAGGACAATTTGAAGACGCGGAGAGGTTCAGACATTTACATGTGGACATCGTGGGGCCCTTGCCCACGACAgctcaaaatttcaaatatatagTTTCAATGATAGATCGACGTACCAGGTGGCCAGAGGCCATTCCAATAGTTGACATGACAGCTGAGACAGTAGCGAGAGTGGTTTATGAAAATTGGATCTGCAGATTCGGGTGCCCAAGTTTGATTACATCTGATCAAGGCAGACAGTTTGAGAGTGATTTGTTTAAGAGCTTAATGAAATTTTTAGGGGTACACAAGGTACGTACAACCCCATATCACCCAATTAGCAACGGGATTTTGGAACGTTGGCATCGGACAGTTAAAAGTAGCTTAAAAGCCAGATTAGCAGACAACGCGTCCTGGGCTGATGAGCTACCTACGGTTTTGCTGGGACTTCGAGCAGCATCCAGGTCAGATAACGAAGTAAGTGCAGCAGAAATGCTTTACGGTCATGTTTTGAGATTGCCAGGTGATTTTTACACACATTCCAAAATAAATTGCAATGACCCTTTTTCATATGTAGAGAAACTTAGGTCGATCGTCGATAGCCTACGTCCCGTGTCACGAGCGAATAGCGATTCgcgtaaaatatttttccacaAAGAATTAGAATCATGTTCTCACGTTTTTATAAGGAACGATATGGTAAAAAAACCGCTTACTCCCAATTACGATGGAccatatttagttttaaataggagacctaaaacttttaaaattcagTTACCCAATAGACAGGTAGAAATATCGATTGATAGGCTAAATccagcatttttattaaaagagcAACCTGAAAGCAATAATAATTCTGGTAGTAACAGAAGCGTAGGTAATGACGGGTTAACCACAACTACCACAAGTGAGCCTACAAAGCCATTAGTGAGTAAAACGCCAACACCTTTAATTCGTACCACGAGGAGCGGACGCACGGTAAATAGGCCAGTTAGATTTATGCTTGATGAATAAAAATTGTAGCACGTAGGTTGCACAGTTGAAATATAGACAGTACTGAGACTCGTTTCCGCTTAGGTATTTTGCAGGGTTAGGTTGTTTGGACGGAGACGTTGCCTAGGGATGgcacattttaaatttttgagatTTTCCTGGAAATTGTGAAATTCGGGTCCAgctactttgtttttaatttagcaTCTCCTGGATGGAGCCTGGACCCCGGGGTAGATTTTCTATTTCCCGAAAGTAGTGTGGTAGCCATTGCACTGGGTGGATGGCTACATTTCAAATAGTAATTATAAGTACCGGTTTATCAGTTTCAAGTCGGGCTCTGAAAAACGAGACCCGCAACTTAGGTAAGAGTTTTTATACTGTAGTCATAAATGTTTTGTAACATTGTTTGATTCTTTTTAAAAAACGTATCGAAGCGGTACGTGACAATGTAAGAGAAAATGTAatgatttgttatttttgatcCATATTTAAGTAAGATGTATTAGATTAACTACAATTATATTCAATATACAGTCAGTACAGCACGTTGTTCCACGTTAAAGAGTAAAATTTCCTGTCAGTAAAGTGGTTTTGAAATTGTAAGGAGGAAAACAACTCGCACAATGCCATAGCGATAGCAAAAGTGGAAAACTGGTCTAATCAAGTGGAGTCAAAACTAAATTATGTGGGAATTGGACTAATCGCATTGGGAATAATTTTGTTGTTGGCAATATGTTATTTTGTGAGAATGAAATGCAAACAATGTGCTAGATCGTGGGTGCAGAAAACAATCGGAAATTTACCACccacagctattaaagttcataCTGTTGCCAGTCCCCCACAACAAGTGTATCAATAAGTGTTGTTATGAAGTGCTCAAAGGGGTAATTGTAATCGCTGTTAAGTTCTCAGAACTATGGACCACTACGTtcattataaatgaaacaacAATGTTATTATTCAAACGTGTAATGTAATAGGTATAAGTCTTATTTCACAGCTCTTGTTTACATTCGTAGCGCTAGAGTACAatgtaagcatttttttttacatataagcATGAGGTATGTGTCACACTCATAGCGAGTAAGATTGTTTTGTTagctttgatattttttttcttgtttcttgTATTGTTGTACTTTGATTAttcttttccttttttttcaaaaaggggggggggggggatgatGTAGCGGCAAGGCGTCGACGCACGTTAGAGTCAGCAGTTTTGGTAAACAGTTTAAATGAACATTTAGTACGGGCAGTCGCTTAGCGCAGCTCGACAAGTGCGCACATTCTTAATACATACGCGATACCGCGACGCCGCCTGGTCTTGCGCCTTTTCTCTAATCGTTTGTGTTTTCTATTAATGTAACCTTCTGATACTAATTTGGAGTCTGAATAAATAGATGTAATTAAGTGATTCTTCGTTTACCTCCTTACCATAATAGGGTACCCACTACAGTACTCtaaactcttatagtttctgaTAGATATGGGTCGGGAAGGCACACAAGTGACACACAACGTAGCCATTAGCGAACTGTTTTATTTAACACGGTAACTGGTTTATATCGCGGTGGGCGCAGCCACCGTGCGTACGTACATCTACCTATGCATGCATATACAACAATCCCTTCCCCATAGTTTCTTACACTAACCTAAAACTAGCACAGTCCGACCAGCTTAGAAGAACTATTTATAATCAAAACGCGGACGAGCCCGCTTGAGCCGTGTGGACGCGGCCGGCGGATCCGCGGATTCAGGAGGGGCGTCGTCCGCTGCGGCGCCGggcggcgacggcggcgcgcggccggcgGCGGTTGCCGGCGCAGGCACCGTAGCTGGGCTTGCCATGGCCACAGACGCTGTCTCGAGAGGCCTCGCATCTTCCTCCTCCCCCATCATCAGTTCATCTTCGTTATTCAGGCCTGCTGGCTCATGTGACGAAGATTGCCTCGTCATTGCCTCCGGTCCACCAGCTATGTTAGGCACCACGGTAAATGGTGCGGCAGGCTGAGGCCCGATATCAAAAACAGGAGGTGCGTCAGGAGATGATGATTCGCTGGAGACTTCCGGTGTTTTGTTTGGCTCGGAGAGACTCTCGGCTGTCGGTGTGACTTGGcccttatttttaacaatttgattaatatgtctttcactattttgtttgtttttttgtctcTTATAAGATAAAGCACACGACCTAAGTTTTTTACTATAGTTCCCAGGGTCCaagtaaaatgatttttatttgtaaagtgtTTATATAAAACTAACTCGTCCGTAATGAATGGACATCTGTTTACACCACCGTAATGTTTAATCTGCGAGcactgtttatttttaacaaaagaGTCGAGTGCGGTGAGCGAGGTTGATGACCCTTGTGACGTAACACGCAATAAATCTAATCGCGATCTTAATTGTCTACCGAATACCAGCTGCGCTGGTGATTCCCCGGTAGTAGTATGTTTTGAATttctataatgaaataaatattttagtaattgaTTATTTACACTTTTACTCTTCGAGTTTGACAAGAGTGCAGCCTTTAGGCccttttttattactttgacATATGACTCCGCCATACCATTACTGGAAGGATGATACACCGGTGACGTTAAATGTTGTATGCCATTTAAAGCGCAAAATTCTTCAAAGTACTGACTGACAAAAGAAGTGCCATTATCGCTGACTATCGTACAAGGTATACCGTACCTAGACATGAAGTCGTACAATTTATCAACCACGTTAATTGACGACGAATTTGTTTTCATGTCGTAGCATTCCACCCATTTACTATAGGCGTCGACTATGACTAAGTACCAGTGTTCGTTAATAGGCCCGAGAAAATCCAAGTGTATCCTTTGGAATACATGTGCTGGAATTTTCCATGGTGCGAGCGGGACGCGCGGAGGTGTCGGTCGCAACCGAGTGCAAACCTCACAGGCTCCGATCAGATTCTCGATGGCGGCATCAATGCCCGGGAACCAAACCCGCGAACGCGCCTCAGCTTTACTCTTCACAATACCTAAATGTGAGTCGTGTAGCTCTGCCAGAACCTGACTTTGTAACGCCAAAGGAATAACGACCTTATGGCCTCTCATTAAAACCCCTTTTTCAAGCGATAGCTGAAATCTACATTGATGGTACGGCTTAATCTCGTTATCATTAGTTTTGCGAGGCCACCCATTTTGAACGAAATAAACAACCTTTTTTAGAGTCGCATCATTATGCGTCTCCTGCTGCAACCGATTGATAGTTATTGGTAAACAACTGCCCTCCAAaacgaaatgtacatatgcagcGGTGTCCTCCGCTCCCGCGCCCCTCGCGCGTGTTACCGGCTCGTCCGGTAATGACGCCCGAGATAAGAAATCGGCGCAGTTATTCGCACTACGTACATATTCTATTACGTAATTATATGCAGATAAAAATATTGCATACCTTTGCAGTCTGTTCGCTGTTATCTCTGGTATTCCTCGGTGCGGACCGAAGATAGATAATAGCGGTTGGTGATCGGTGCGTAGAATGAAAGGTTCCGCACGTGCATATAAatattgatgatatttttttataccgaaTATTAAACTTGTcgcttctttttgtatttgcgcatattttttttctgctgCATTTAGAGTTCGGGAAGCAAAAGAAATGGGACGTTCGGACCCGTCTGGCTGTATTTGTGATAAAATAGCACCGAGGCCTTGGGGTGACGCATCACAAGTGAGAATTAGTTTAGCATCAGGATTATAATGCGCAAGGACTTGATCTGATGCTAACATAGTCTTTATCTCCGTGAAGGCCTTTTCATGCTCTGATTTCCACTCCCATTTTACATCCTTTTTTAAAAGATCGTATAGGGGACTTAAGATGGTAGAAGCCCTAGGCACAAAGTTCCTATAGTAATTGATCAACCCCAGGAATGATTGCAGTTGATTTATGTTTTTAGGAACCGGTGCCTCGACTATTGCTTTGACCTTAGATTTAGATTTGCTTATACCATCTTTGTTAATAACGTGGCCTAGGTACGTTATTTCATTCTGGAAAAAAGAACACTTTTCCTTCTGAAGCGTCAGCCCCGCATCTCTAAAACGCTGTAGTACCCGGTGCAGGCGCGCGACGTGCTCCTCCCTACTCCGGCCCGTGATGAGCACGTCATCCAGGAAGCACAATACTCCCTCTAAATCGGCAAGAATATTATTTAGAGCACGTTGGAAGACCGCTGGGGCGCTTGACAACCCAAAAATTAAACGCCGATATTTGAACAACCCCCGATTTGTGTTGATACATGTAATATTATCGGGGTCGTCAATTTCAAACTGATTATAAGCCATTGACATATCCAGTTTTGTAAATTCAACCCCTCCGTGCAATTTAGAGAAAAGTTCTTCGATAGTCGGCAGGGGGTATTTCTCAAtcaataattgtttatttattgtttgagaGTAGTCTGCACAGATCCTAACTGACCCGTCGCGTTTAAGCACTGGCACGATGGGCGATGCGTAGTCAGAATATTCGATCTGCTCTAGAATACCTAGCCGTACTAAACGTTTACTTTCACTATCGACCTTATCTTTCAGAGCGAATGCCACGGGCCGGGCTTTGTAAAAAACTGGTTTGGCGTCGGCCTTAagcgttaattttattttatattttttgaatcGACCTAGTTTGTCCGAAAATAATTCTGGATAACGAGCCATCAAATCGCTCACATCGTCGGTTTCGGACTCTGTTGTCGAGCAATAGAGGATAGGCGCGAGCTCCAACTTGAATTTGGAGATGAAGTTTCTCCCAAGGATCACCGGACCCCCTTGAGGAATGACGTGTACATCGAGAATAATAGTCTTGCCCAAATACACGACCGGTAATTTGGCAAAACCTATACTTAGGATCGGAATACCATTATAACCCGCAAACCTCTTGTTACTAGGGGATAACGGCACTTCTTTAAACAGAGACTCGTAAGTTTTTTGTGATATAGCGGTTATGGGGGAGCCGGTATCTATTTCACATTATACAGATAACCCGTTGATAATAACTGTTTCTATCATAGGTTCACCCCTAACTGAACGTATATTAAAAAACTTACCATCATCATCCTCGCTCACCTCCTCTGACTCAACGTATTTGAGGTTACACATCTTACGTAAGTGACCCttctttttacactttttgcaCTTGTAATTTACATAACGACAGTTCTCCGTTTTATGGCTACTTAGACCGCATACAGAACATTTATTCCCGCGGCCCGCTGTAGTCTCGCCGATCTTCAACACGCTCTCAGCGCCGGGCACCACCGCCGTCGCGGTCGGAGCCAAGGTCGCGCTGGCTGCGGCGCGGGCGCACCGCACACTTTCAGCTATGTCTATTGCTTTCGCTAGGGTGAGTTCGCCAAGCTCCTTCGAAAACAATTTTTCGCGCTCTTTACCAGACTGCATGCCCATGATAAATCTGTCCAGAAGCGCCTCCTCAATGTTCTTGAACTGGCAATGCGCCGCGAGCCCGCGCAGCCGCGCGGCCCACTGCGCTGAAGTTTCGCCTACCTTCTGCACTGCAGAATGAAAGTGATAACGCTCCGCAAAAACACAGCGCTTTGGAGTAAAATGCGCATCCAATAACTGTACCACTTCACAGTAACTTTTGTTTTCAAGAACACCGGGCAGAGCAAGGTTACTTGCTAATTGATAGGTGCTTTCGGTAAGTGCACTTAACAAGATGGCGCGCCTTCTCACACCCGATTTATCGCTTGCATCGTCGATGTTGTTTGCGATGAACCACTGTTCAAGCCTATTTTTGTACGTAAGCCACTCTTGTTGTTCATGGTTAAAACTTGAAAATAAGCCGACCGAGTTTGAAGTTGCCATGATACACGGCGATTAACACGCGAGGTAATTATCGAATCGTCGCCACTGATAGATATGGGTCGGGAAGGCACACAAGTGACACACAACGTAGCCATTAGCGAACTGTTTTATTTAACACGGTAACTGGTTTATATCGCGGTGGGCGCAGCCACCGTGCGTACGTACATCTACCTATGCATGCATATACAacagtttcggaaaaaagtggctgtgacataatcggacagacagacggacatgacgaatctataagggttccgtttttagggttccgtagtcaactaggaacccttatagtttttttttttttttttatactacgtcggtggcaaacaagcatacggcctgcctgatgttaagcagtctccgtagcctatgtacacctgcaactccagaggagttacatgcgcgttgccgaccctaaccccacccccctcgttgagctctggcaaccttactcaccggcaggaacacaacactatgagtagggtcaagtgttatttggctgcggttttctgtaaggtggaggtccttccccagttgggctctgctctagatctggaatgacatctgctgtgctgtgccctaccacacaaggcgagatgacattcacattgcccatacctctcttttggacgtagtttaaggacatacccgggtcgccatgtccgtctgtctgtctgtctgtctgtctgtgtgtctgtctgtctgtctgtccgaggctttgctccgtggtcattagtgctagaaagctgaaatttggcatggatatataaatcaataaagccgacaaagtcgtacaataaaatcaaaaaatttaattttttttagggtacctcccttacacgtaaagtgggggtgaaatttttttttttgcttcaaccctagagtgtggggtatcgttggaaaggtctttcaaaacttataggggttttcaagaaacattttttgataaagtgaatatattcggagataatcgctccgaaagaaaaaaaaaattgtccccccctctaacttttgaaccataggtccaaaaaatatgaaaaaaatcgtggaagtagagcttaagaaagacattaaatgaaaactatagcggaaatgatcagtttagctgtttttgagttatcgcaaaaagatttcccttcatagtactgctagacttactttaattaggtactgattatgcaaatttgcctatttgtttaactcgggtgaaaggtaccgtttcatcccttggttaacaatttactatacttttagctccagtttagcttattgtgacggaagagtaactacggaaccctacactgagcgtggcccgacatgctcttggccggttttttgccatttggctacggaaccctaataaaggTTTACGAACCTATTTTACCTGtgcatttaattacatttgcaTGTAATAAAGTTACAATGGTATGCTTAAACGCTGGTTATAAGAAAGTCTGGGATCCGCTCGGTAACCCATTATCAAGAATTAACCCATAGGGGATCCGTCTTATACACGTGACATctacaaaatgtaattaatgcATCCTcctataaatacataaagaatCAGAatcaaaatcatttattttgctagaaCATTACACAGATATTACAATTTGTCATGTCAGTAGATAGGTTACATGAATGCATGCTCTGCCATACTTGGCACGCAAAACTGACACTAGGTAATACATTTAGCCTAAGTTTACGATAACATTAAATTTCTATAGCTAATAATTCGATAATTCTGAAGCTAAGaaaattattacgagtattatacaaatttaaataaaatattattattattcatacagTTTCTGGAAATATTCCTGCAAGGTGTAATAAGGgctgtttattaaataacattttagcctttttgtgaattcatttaaattagtgCACTGTTTTATgtcattacttaaaaaattaaaaattttgattcCATTGTAATAATActtcttttaaaatgaatataattatttgattttggtAAGAAATTAGCTTAGATTTGGTAGGAAAATAGCTTATGTCGCTAATGTTTGTGCTTATGTATTGAGTAGGTATTACCAATTACAACTACAGTCGGCAAGCACTATTGGCCTTGATAGCGTCTAAAGATAACCTTACCTATATAaagcataaaaataatttaattcccccccccccccccccccccccccccccccccacccatATTAACATGAATTCATCATTACGAATAAATTAAGTGTTCTCAcgctatagtattttatgcaacagttgtataagaagggtcaaaaaaggcgagtggcgtgagttacaatgtgagccggagccgaaggcgtaggcgaacattgtaaaggaatacgccacgagcattttttgacctacttatacaacgttgcatacaatatttttcctacgagtcaacaaaaataaatcttaatttaggtaaacaaattacagcaaaagtatatagccaagacgcgcgagcataccttgttacgcgcccggcccgccccgggccgcggccggccggtcggcgacacctcctcgtaactcatgaggccctggtacttgctacttgctaaattaaatttttggacagttttttctcaattttggccaccgtagcctacggagactaacaagcaacgctaagcggtcttcgtagtctatgggtgttgctatattacgggtgtcacatgcgtgtttctgacttatgaagtaattatttttactatgcaaccaaatgaatattttgtaagttggcagcaatgcacttagtttaaaactgtattcgttttggttttgttaggttggtagccattaatcgcagtaacgttatagcgattaaaaggacaagagcttttatgaggaatagacaatatagacttttcttgaaaccttttatgtatgttcttatattcgtgttaatgaatgcataaatgacagataacagtagaggagtaggaaaacgaAATAAATCACCTGTATTTGCTGCACGCCCCACTCGGGCCACTCGTCGCGTACTCAAACTCGTCCGATCTATTGTGATTAGCTCCTTACTTAATCAAAGGTTACCCTTAAGGAAAACTTTAACCGTTTACGACTTTCTGGATACGAATGCCTCGCAGCGATAAGGAATGCATGGCCGGTTTCTGTATCTGAGCGGGAGCTATTTATTTAGGTTGACCCACCGCTATATTGTATTTTGGCATGAACTAAtgtcatttataattttaatgttagaATTTATATTTTGCTAATGTATCACAACTATCTATAATGTAATTTGTCGCCGCGAATCTAGTGTCGATACAAACTCGATAGGGTTTCACGGcgcttttctgttatttttaatgtattattttcgacgaccggtttggcctagtgggtagtgaccctgcctacgaagctgatggtcccgggttcaaatcctggtaagggcatttattggtgtgataagcatggatatttgttcctgtgtcatgggtgttttctatgtttttaataattataaatatttatatattatatatatcgttgtctgagtacccacaacacaagccttattgagcttactgtgggatttagtcaatttgtgtaataatgtcctataatatttatttttttatttattattttaatatagaataaataaaagtaaaaaataataatatgaggAACAGGAAATAATGAGTTGTCTCACCTCATGGCCTCAATAAGAATGTTGTCGACCCTCGCCGCGACGGCTGCTCCGCGGCCTGCTCGGCCAGCACGTCCCGCGGCCTGCTCGGCCAGCACGTCCCGCGGCCTGCTCGGCCAGCACGTCCCGCCAATGAAGGttgttttctgaaaaaaaattatattgaattatctcgtgaaaaaatagataaagataaatatagataaagatattttattgagTTAATAAAGGTGCTTATACTACGTACTTACATTGTTTTACTTacatcatttttagggttccgtacccaaagggtaaaacggaccctattactaagactccactgtccgtccgtccgtccgtccgtctgtcaccaggctgtatctcatgcaccgtgatagctagacagttgaaattttcacagatgatgtatttctgttgccgctataacaacaaatactaaaaagtacgggaCCCTCGGTGGGTCAGTCCGACTCGcgcttgtccggttttttttatggtacaAAACCAACAGGCAAGTAAGTGTCATCTGACCCCCGTACTAGTAAGAAGTAAGAACTGTATCACGGTGGGTCAGGATTCACCGTCCTCACATATCATTTTCAACACGTACCAATCGATTTACACTTAACATGTTGTGcagtttattacatttatttatttgtattacaagaTAACTTAATATTTAACATGACGACAATGTACACAAAGGATGAATACGAGTAGTGAACAATTTCTTAGCATCTGGACTGCGGCCGTTGCCGGGCCGTCTTagaagtaaacaagtagtataCGCAAAGATTTAAGATCATAGAAAGTATTATGGGATGTTACAAATTCGAGTTTTTCACACTGTTAATCccgattttaattaaaaatgtatatatatatatggtaaagattattaaattctacacgaAATAtgtaaagggtctagcaggcttagaaaggagaagtggcccctgtgacgaatatcggatttttataatatcatttgTTGGCTAATATCTTATAACATAGAAACATCTTAACTTTCAGCCCCCTATCTTAAACCGTTAAACCTTAAGGCAACGAAATTAAACCTCCATTAAACAGATCTCCAAAGAAATCTCCTTTAGAATGAAAGACGCCTTTGCGCTAGCTGAACGCtttcattgacattttttttaaagtatggaGCACCAAttatattgattaatttttcgCATGGTAGTAGCTAATACTATTCGCAgtttatgtgtttttttctataggtgtatctttataaatacttgttgaaaataactgtcaaaaatctctgacattttaatcattattttttcagggaattaaatataaaaaaaaacccgagTTATACTCCTACTCATTCTTTGTAGCTATGATTTAGTTTGATTGCTCTACCTTATATGTATAGTTCAGGAGAAAAACTACTTTGAAATGTGTccataaaatgacgtttttgacattatctcgGTGACGGTTCAAAATTAAGgctaaaagttaaattaaattaaattaaaaattaaatatatttatttgcattaagtGTGGTAAACATTAATGGTCATCTTTACATATGTAAACTTAGATCACACACTTAGCTAATAATAAgcatgcaatatttttttatacacactAACAACTATATTTAGTATACTTACAAACAtgaaatgatttaaaaattaatacaacATTATACTACAAATTTCAATCATATTGTTCATGTTAAATAGCATAAGTAAATAAggattacattttattcttcGTTATCAGATTCTAAAAATTCATtcattatataaaaacatttttctgttaACCATGTAAATAAATGCCGCCTAAACTGGGTTATCGATGGTTGTTGTCTTATTACGAGaagtaaattgttaaatatttttattgacatagAGTGACAATTTTTCCTCTGTAACGCGCTTCTACATCTCGGCATAACTACTTTTAAGGTGTTTCTATATTATACGATACCcaacaaatgacattataaaaatccgatattcgtcacagaggccacttctccttccttagcctgctagaccctttgatAACTGTCGCAATCTCGCACGTAATTTGTTTATTCTTCTGAAAATTTTCTACTATTTTTCCAATAGATaattcaatatatatttaagatttaattaatttaatttttcagaAAACTACCTTTATTGTATATACAACATACCCAAATTATAAAGAAATCGGATTAGTACTTtggctgtaataaaataaaaatgatttttcttttattgcatttttttttaatgtgaagCATTTGAGGCTTAGTTTTTGGTGaaagtactacatatatatatatatatagattaataatccagtaaaaggaaattatttttttcgctcaGGGCAGTTTGCCCATGCTTACCCGGCTATACCCTTTTCGAGAGATAGACACGTT
This sequence is a window from Cydia pomonella isolate Wapato2018A unplaced genomic scaffold, ilCydPomo1 PGA_scaffold_75, whole genome shotgun sequence. Protein-coding genes within it:
- the LOC133534237 gene encoding uncharacterized protein LOC133534237, coding for MATSNSVGLFSSFNHEQQEWLTYKNRLEQWFIANNIDDASDKSGVRRRAILLSALTESTYQLASNLALPGVLENKSYCEVVQLLDAHFTPKRCVFAERYHFHSAVQKVGETSAQWAARLRGLAAHCQFKNIEEALLDRFIMGMQSGKEREKLFSKELGELTLAKAIDIAESVRCARAAASATLAPTATAVVPGAESVLKIGETTAGRGNKCSVCGLSSHKTENCRYVNYKCKKCKKKGHLRKMCNLKYVESEEVSEDDDVLAD